One Schlesneria paludicola DSM 18645 DNA segment encodes these proteins:
- a CDS encoding alpha/beta hydrolase: MADGNSIETPGSVGNGDFIIGPDYKIDPDLTDRGRPKGKSFEFSLRLADSKIFRGDDSTLDATKPVRVQRKIFVYVPAAYKDGTKAPVLVTLDGPSRLDLVKHALDNLTGSTDPDRSLPAFIVVAVENGGNDGKGSERGLEYDTMSDRFARFINDEVLSAVLTNAEIKTAYPRIAFTENPLGKAVMGCSSGGAAALTMGWFRPDLFRRLITYSGTFVDQQDDDASEEAKYPLGAWEYHSSMKLIESTDKKPLRIFTHVSENDNRANDPEETYHNWVMANERTAKALHAKGYDYRYVFSRASKHCDANVFEQTLADTLVWMWRGYIPE; the protein is encoded by the coding sequence ATGGCGGACGGCAATTCGATAGAGACGCCCGGCTCCGTCGGGAATGGTGATTTCATTATTGGACCCGACTACAAAATCGATCCCGATCTCACGGATCGAGGGCGACCGAAAGGGAAGTCTTTTGAATTCTCTTTGCGTCTGGCCGACAGCAAGATTTTCCGTGGTGATGACTCGACTCTCGATGCGACGAAGCCTGTGCGCGTGCAGCGAAAAATCTTCGTCTATGTTCCCGCAGCCTACAAAGATGGTACGAAAGCACCGGTGCTGGTCACGCTTGATGGGCCAAGTCGTCTCGATCTGGTGAAGCACGCACTGGATAATCTGACGGGATCAACTGACCCAGATCGCTCGTTGCCGGCCTTCATCGTGGTGGCCGTCGAGAATGGAGGTAACGATGGGAAAGGGAGCGAACGTGGTCTCGAATACGATACGATGTCCGATCGCTTTGCACGCTTCATCAATGACGAAGTACTGTCGGCGGTGTTGACGAATGCCGAGATCAAAACCGCATATCCTCGGATCGCCTTCACCGAGAATCCCTTGGGAAAAGCGGTGATGGGCTGCAGTTCCGGCGGGGCGGCGGCGCTGACCATGGGCTGGTTTCGTCCGGACCTGTTTCGTCGCTTGATCACCTACTCGGGGACGTTCGTCGATCAGCAGGACGACGACGCATCAGAAGAAGCGAAATACCCACTCGGTGCGTGGGAATATCACTCCAGCATGAAGCTGATCGAGAGCACCGACAAAAAGCCGCTTCGCATCTTCACGCATGTGTCGGAGAACGACAATCGCGCGAACGATCCCGAGGAGACGTATCACAATTGGGTGATGGCCAACGAGCGCACCGCCAAGGCCTTGCATGCCAAGGGGTATGATTACCGGTACGTCTTCAGCCGAGCATCGAAGCACTGTGACGCCAACGTCTTTGAGCAGACGCTTGCAGATACGCTCGTCTGGATGTGGCGTGGCTACATTCCGGAGTGA
- a CDS encoding alpha/beta hydrolase: MMAVPGCRILGPLSPLRPVEQLLVYPQSVAPSFSQHEQAGGRQIWIETENHHQLDARYFEHPNPQAVALYCHGNVGTVDKWAILAGRLSRMHGISILVFDYRGYGRSTGFANERGILRDAEAARSWVARENGIRPCDVVLIGRSLGGAVAVDLAANGGARGLILESTFPSLPEVAERHAAWLLPEWNMTQRMNSAAKIKRYSGPLLQSHGDADRLIPLSLGEELFAAAPGPKRFIVVPDATHNDDHIRHCKAEREQFLRSLPPVWLTREMAFAE; the protein is encoded by the coding sequence ATGATGGCGGTACCCGGCTGTCGAATTCTTGGACCGCTTTCTCCTTTGCGGCCTGTCGAGCAGTTGCTGGTTTACCCGCAGTCCGTCGCACCGTCGTTCTCTCAGCATGAACAAGCGGGGGGCCGACAGATCTGGATCGAGACCGAGAATCACCACCAACTGGACGCTCGGTATTTTGAACATCCAAATCCGCAGGCGGTGGCACTGTACTGTCATGGCAACGTCGGGACCGTTGATAAATGGGCGATTCTTGCCGGTCGATTGTCTCGCATGCATGGGATTTCGATTCTCGTTTTTGACTATCGGGGTTACGGCCGAAGTACGGGATTCGCCAATGAACGAGGGATCTTGAGGGACGCGGAAGCCGCTCGAAGCTGGGTGGCTCGGGAAAATGGGATCAGACCGTGCGACGTGGTTCTGATCGGTCGATCGCTGGGAGGGGCCGTTGCGGTCGATCTGGCCGCGAATGGAGGAGCTCGCGGATTGATTCTCGAAAGTACCTTTCCGTCGCTGCCCGAAGTCGCGGAACGCCACGCCGCCTGGCTGTTACCAGAATGGAACATGACTCAGCGAATGAACTCGGCAGCGAAGATCAAACGGTACTCCGGACCACTGCTGCAGAGCCATGGCGATGCCGACCGCCTGATTCCGTTGTCATTGGGGGAAGAGCTGTTTGCCGCGGCACCCGGGCCCAAGCGGTTCATTGTCGTTCCCGATGCCACTCACAACGACGACCATATTCGCCATTGCAAGGCGGAACGTGAACAGTTTCTCCGCAGCCTTCCACCGGTCTGGTTAACTCGTGAGATGGCTTTCGCGGAATGA
- a CDS encoding dihydrofolate reductase family protein — MSKVVLFIATSLDGYIASADGTVDWLFHDADYGYREFMSSVEAIIIGRTTWEQAKTFETVPFAGKNIYVFSRSNTEQGDDRVRFVQDDVVNVIDTIRAQITKNIWLVGGGDLIHQFIASRLIDEFRLFIHPIVLGHGIPLFHPQALRTDLTFEGSQSFPSGLVELKYRRSSSPV; from the coding sequence ATGTCTAAAGTTGTCCTCTTCATTGCCACAAGCCTGGACGGTTACATCGCGAGTGCAGATGGAACCGTGGATTGGCTGTTTCATGATGCGGACTATGGCTATCGCGAATTCATGTCCTCGGTCGAGGCCATCATTATCGGCCGCACGACGTGGGAACAGGCCAAAACGTTTGAAACGGTTCCGTTTGCGGGCAAGAACATCTATGTCTTTTCTCGATCAAACACCGAGCAGGGCGATGATCGGGTCCGATTCGTACAAGATGATGTCGTCAATGTGATTGACACGATTCGCGCACAGATCACAAAGAACATCTGGCTCGTCGGTGGCGGTGACCTGATTCACCAATTCATTGCCAGCCGGCTGATCGATGAATTCCGTCTGTTCATCCACCCGATCGTATTGGGACACGGCATCCCTCTGTTTCACCCCCAAGCACTGCGGACCGACCTGACCTTCGAAGGCAGCCAATCATTCCCAAGCGGCTTGGTCGAACTCAAATATCGCCGGTCAAGTTCGCCCGTTTGA
- a CDS encoding zinc-dependent alcohol dehydrogenase family protein has translation MKAFVYDGPGRFALEDRPKPTIQAPGDAIVKLAKTTICGTDLHILKGDVATCTPGRILGHEGVGIIESVGGNVTNVKPGDRVLISCISSCGKCEPCRLQMYSHCSTGGWILGNVIDGTQAEYVRTPHADTSLYPLPSDADTDAMVMLSDILPTGFECGVLNGRIEPGSTVAIVGAGPIGLATLLGAQLYSPSQVIMIDLDENRLAVAREFGATQTVNSGTTNAVETVMALTAGRGVETAIEAVGVPATFLLCQDLVAPGGIIANIGVHGKKVDLHLERLWSHNICIMTRLVDTVSTSMLMKTVLSRKIDPNRLITHRFTLDEILKAYDVFSHAADSKALKVIIST, from the coding sequence AAGCCCCCGGTGATGCGATCGTGAAATTGGCAAAGACCACCATCTGCGGTACGGATTTGCACATCCTAAAAGGTGATGTCGCCACCTGCACTCCCGGCCGTATTCTGGGGCACGAAGGCGTCGGCATCATCGAATCGGTGGGCGGCAATGTCACAAACGTGAAGCCGGGCGACCGAGTGCTCATCTCTTGTATTTCGTCGTGTGGGAAATGTGAGCCGTGCCGCCTCCAGATGTACTCACACTGTTCCACGGGCGGCTGGATTCTGGGGAACGTCATTGACGGCACTCAAGCCGAATACGTTCGGACGCCGCATGCGGACACCAGTTTGTACCCTCTGCCCAGCGACGCCGATACCGATGCCATGGTGATGTTGAGCGACATTCTGCCGACAGGGTTTGAGTGTGGCGTTCTCAATGGTCGAATTGAACCCGGATCGACCGTTGCCATCGTCGGCGCCGGCCCGATCGGCCTGGCAACATTGCTCGGCGCACAACTCTATTCGCCCTCGCAAGTCATCATGATCGATCTCGATGAGAATCGGCTGGCGGTTGCACGCGAGTTCGGCGCCACGCAGACCGTCAATTCAGGAACCACAAATGCCGTCGAAACGGTCATGGCGCTGACCGCCGGACGAGGCGTCGAGACTGCGATTGAGGCCGTCGGAGTGCCGGCCACATTCCTGCTCTGCCAGGATCTGGTCGCCCCTGGTGGAATCATCGCGAATATCGGAGTTCACGGGAAGAAAGTGGATCTGCACCTGGAACGACTTTGGTCGCACAACATCTGCATCATGACTCGATTGGTCGACACCGTCTCGACATCAATGCTGATGAAGACGGTTTTGTCCCGGAAGATCGACCCGAACCGCTTGATTACTCATCGCTTTACGCTCGATGAAATCCTGAAAGCTTACGACGTCTTTAGCCATGCCGCCGATTCCAAGGCCCTCAAAGTCATCATCAGCACGTGA